CAAACCCACACAACGCCACATAGCCCATGGCCGCCGCAACTTGTCGGGCGAAATCAAATTTTCGCGGCTCACCAAATGCCATCGACTCACTCGCATCCAGAAAAATCCGGATGGGCAACTCGCGCTCTTCTTCATACAACTTCAAAAAAAGCTTTTCCAATCGTCCGTATAAATTCCAATCGAGATACCGAAAATCGTCTCCCGGCACGTAATTGCGATGATCCGCAAACTCCACCGATTGACCTCGTGCGCGACTCCGCCGTTCTCCGCGTGCGGAACTCTTTGCACGACGCTTGGCAAGCAGTTGGAATTGTTCCAACCGACGCAACAGTTCTGGTGTAAGTAGGGCGTTAGCCATTCAGCGTTACCTCTGGGGGAATGAGGCTGGCATTATGAATAAGCATTGCTCTATGCGCCCACGGCAACAGAGTCCTTCGGCACCTCGTTGAGGATCTGCGCCACAATATGATCAGTGGTGATGCCTTCCGCTTCAGCTTCGAAATTCAGAATCAACCGGTGGCGCAGCGCGGCCGTGGCAACTGCTTGAATATCGTCAAAACTCACATTGAAACGACCTTGCATCAGCGCGCGCACTTTGCCCGCCAGCAACAAGCATTGCCCGCCACGCGGACTGCTACCGAAACGAAGATATTGGTTCGTGATCGGAACCGCCGTTTCCGTCTGCGGATGCGTGGCCAGAACCAGGCGCACGGCATAATCCTTCACGTGCGTTGCCACCGGCACCTGCCGCACCAGCTTCTGCAATTCTATCAATGCTTCCTTGCTCAAAACCTTATTGACCTGCACCCGGGTATTCTCGGTCGTTCGCGTGAGCACCTCATTTAACTCCGCCGCCGAAGGATAACCCACCACGAGTTTGAAGAAAAAACGATCCAACTGCGCTTCGGGCAACGGATAGGTTCCTTCCTGATCAATCGGGTTTTGCGTGGCCAGCACAAAGAACGGTTCCGCAAGCTTCCGGATTTCTCCGCCTGCCGTAACACTCTTTTCCTGCATCGCTTCCAACATTGCGGATTGTGTCTTGGGCGTCGCACGGTTGATTTCGTCTGCCAAAATTAAATGCGCAAAAATAGGTCCCTTCTGGAATTGAAACTCGCGCCGGCCACCCGCAGTCTCCATCACTATGTTCGTGCCCAAAATATCCGCCGGCATCAGGTCAGGCGTGAATTGAATGCGGTTGAAGGACAAATCCAACACTTCGCTGAGTGTGCGCACCAGCAAGGTCTTGCCCAAACCCGGAACGCCTTCCAGCAGCACATGCCCGCCAGCCAGGACGGCAATTAGCGTGCCGTCTACAATGGCATCATGCCCCACAATAACCTTGCCGATTTCCGCGCGCACCGCCGCGTAAGCCTGCCGAAACGATTGTATTTGTTCTTCTGTGTTCATAGCTAGTTGGTTCAGTCGAGTAGGAAATATCAGGCAAGTAGGAAGGACAACGGCTGGCCTTGCCGCAACGGGAAGTTATTGTAAGTGGATGGCATCGTTTCCATCTCAGGAAATTTCTTGCTTCCTGAGATCACCCTGCGGAATGAAAATCCAAAATAGTAGATAAGCAACGAGACCAGTCCCGTAGCAGAATGCCAAAGCTGCGAAGCAAAGTCGCCAAACCCAGGAAGGAACCGGTGTGCTCGCAGCCAGGCCGCCGCATACTCCGCCAATCCAAACATCAGTTTCCGATGTCCTCAGGTTTTCGAGAAACTTGAAAAAGTTGGAGGCCTGATTCCCCGTTGTCCCTTCAGTTCTGGAGGATATAAGCGAGGTCGTAAAGAAGCCCGCGCCCAGTATCAACGCAATAACGCCCAATTCACGAGGCAACGCTGTGGAACCATTGGAGAAAAATTTAAAACATAAGCAGGTGACGGCCACTCCGGCAAAAAACGCAACCAACAATTTAGAGTTCTTCATGGGGGAAATTCTGATCAGCAAATCATTTCTTGTTATCGTCAAAATAGCTACGCACCGCCCCTTGATAAGCGCGGGGAACTTTTTCCTGGCTCAAGGCACTTTGCCCATCACCTTGAGCAGCTGCTGGTGCGTCCTCATAAGCCACTTTGCTCTGCCCTTTGATGCTCACGCCTTTCAAAGTAATGCTCGGCATCTGACCTCCAGGTGAAAACTGCCCCTTTTGCTTCACAGGCTTCAACGCATCGTTTAACTCACCATCGCCGCGGTCGGTCACACCTCTGCCAGCCATGTCCGGCCGGTTGACACCAGTGTTATCCCACTTGGCAGTTTGCTGGCCATTGTATCCCCAGCCGTCATCCTCGTTTGCCCAGGTGCCGACACCACTGCCTGGCTTGCCGCCGGGCTTAGTGCCCATACCAGGCTTGTTGCAGTTGCCCCAACCCTGGCAGGTGCCCACACACATCGACGCTTTCTTTAAAGCCTCCAGTTCCGCCATCAACGACTGAGAATCATTCATCTGCTGCATCATGCGATCCAACTCTTTCGCCGCATCAGCCAGCGACTGGGCCGCCTGGCCTTTTTGGCCACCTTTCATCTGCTGCGCACCTTGCTTCAACAAGTCTCCCACCTTGCCGTATTGGCTCGCGGGATCAATCGCCTTCGCCACCTCCTCCATCATCTTCTGCATCTGCTCCTGCGAAAGTTTCGAAGACTTCAACTGATCCACCATCTTCTGCAAAGTCGATTGCGCAGCTTCAGCCTGACCATTCTTCAACTGCTCCGCCAAATCCTTCCCCATCTTTTCCATCTGCTGTTGCATTTGCTGCATACTCTTCGCCATG
The sequence above is drawn from the Pedosphaera parvula Ellin514 genome and encodes:
- a CDS encoding AAA family ATPase codes for the protein MNTEEQIQSFRQAYAAVRAEIGKVIVGHDAIVDGTLIAVLAGGHVLLEGVPGLGKTLLVRTLSEVLDLSFNRIQFTPDLMPADILGTNIVMETAGGRREFQFQKGPIFAHLILADEINRATPKTQSAMLEAMQEKSVTAGGEIRKLAEPFFVLATQNPIDQEGTYPLPEAQLDRFFFKLVVGYPSAAELNEVLTRTTENTRVQVNKVLSKEALIELQKLVRQVPVATHVKDYAVRLVLATHPQTETAVPITNQYLRFGSSPRGGQCLLLAGKVRALMQGRFNVSFDDIQAVATAALRHRLILNFEAEAEGITTDHIVAQILNEVPKDSVAVGA
- a CDS encoding PspC domain-containing protein, coding for MKNSKLLVAFFAGVAVTCLCFKFFSNGSTALPRELGVIALILGAGFFTTSLISSRTEGTTGNQASNFFKFLENLRTSETDVWIGGVCGGLAASTPVPSWVWRLCFAALAFCYGTGLVAYLLFWIFIPQGDLRKQEIS